A stretch of the Mycobacterium shigaense genome encodes the following:
- a CDS encoding MarR family winged helix-turn-helix transcriptional regulator — MARSSSSRQLAGQAAYDLRLLVSRLRRRLKHEYDNKGLTPSQISVISRLSHDGPASTSDLAAAEGVRRQSMAAIVNHLDNSGLLTRTPDPEDGRRLLVGLSSKAVRDLQQGRQLRDQWLADELRDRYTDEELQLIAAALTLLTRLA; from the coding sequence ATGGCGCGGTCCTCATCTAGCCGCCAACTGGCGGGTCAGGCGGCCTATGACCTTCGGCTGCTAGTCAGCCGGCTGCGGCGTCGCCTCAAACACGAGTACGACAACAAAGGGCTTACTCCGTCCCAGATCTCAGTGATCAGTCGGCTCTCCCACGATGGTCCGGCATCAACAAGCGACCTGGCTGCGGCTGAGGGTGTTCGTCGCCAATCGATGGCGGCGATCGTCAATCACCTGGACAACTCCGGGCTGCTCACTCGCACGCCAGACCCTGAAGACGGGCGCCGGCTGCTGGTCGGACTGTCCAGCAAGGCAGTCCGAGATCTGCAGCAAGGTCGCCAACTTCGTGATCAATGGCTTGCCGACGAGCTGCGCGATCGCTACACCGACGAAGAACTGCAATTGATTGCCGCAGCCCTGACGCTATTGACCCGGCTGGCCTAG
- a CDS encoding isochorismatase family protein → MSMDSRKIALNPTTTALVLIDLQNGIVNMPLAPSTGHQVINVARQLADYFRKFNAPVVLVNVTYPINRRPVTDTPMPPLPELMPPGWDSIVAELGEHDSDIRVTKDGWGAFASTQLDNELRIRGISSIVLAGIATNFGVEQTAREALQLGYEVICVPDAMASLSKAHHDFAIQHIFPLIGRVRTSSEILGQPGQ, encoded by the coding sequence ATGTCCATGGATTCCCGAAAAATAGCGCTGAACCCCACGACTACAGCCCTGGTCCTGATCGACTTGCAGAACGGCATAGTAAACATGCCGCTCGCGCCGAGCACCGGACATCAGGTCATCAATGTCGCTAGACAATTAGCTGATTATTTCCGCAAGTTCAACGCGCCGGTCGTTCTAGTCAATGTGACCTATCCGATTAACAGACGTCCAGTTACCGACACGCCCATGCCGCCACTTCCTGAGCTGATGCCGCCCGGCTGGGACAGCATCGTTGCGGAACTAGGAGAACACGACTCAGACATACGCGTCACCAAAGACGGCTGGGGCGCGTTTGCTTCCACACAACTCGACAACGAGCTGCGCATACGCGGCATCAGCTCAATCGTGTTGGCCGGTATTGCTACAAACTTTGGTGTCGAGCAAACTGCACGAGAGGCCCTGCAATTGGGCTACGAAGTGATATGCGTGCCCGACGCGATGGCGAGCCTATCGAAGGCCCATCACGACTTCGCAATCCAACATATATTTCCGCTCATCGGGCGGGTGCGCACTTCGAGCGAAATCCTAGGCCAGCCGGGTCAATAG